In Chaetodon auriga isolate fChaAug3 chromosome 22, fChaAug3.hap1, whole genome shotgun sequence, the genomic window GCACTCAGCTCGCCAGCCACGACTCCACTCTGCCTGACACcttaaacagcttctttgcTCGCTTTGACAcgtgaggcagcagagaagctacaCATCTAccccagctggaggagcagcaccagcccCTCGTCCTACAACAGCACCAGGTGACATCCACTCTGAGGAGGATCAACACCCGCAAAGCTACAAGACCGGATAAGGTGTCAGGCCAGACTCTGAGAACATGCGCTGACCAGCTAGCAGGAGTTttcctggacattttcaatctgtccctgcagctgtccatggttcctgagtgcctcaagtcctccaccatcatacTGGTGCCTAAGAAGATGTTTGTCACCTGCCTGAATGATTACCGGCCTGTTGCTCTAACCCCggtaatcatgaagtgctttgaacgGATTCTTCTCAGGTACATCAGAGACTTCATCCCCTCGGACCTAGACAGCtttcagtttgcctacagagggAATTGgtctacagaggatgctgtctacatcaccctgcacacagccctgacccatctgcagcagcccaacacctatgtcaggatgctatttgctgacttcagctcagcttttaacaccgtCATCCCAGACAAGCTGGCGCTGAAGCTACACGCGGTGGGTCTCCCtgcgtcactgtgccactggattaGAGACTCTCACCAACggcctcaggtggtgagaatagggaacgcaacatcatcccctctggtcctcagcacgggcacgccacagggttgtgtgctcagcccagccctcttcaccctgttcacacatgactgtgctgccatccaccccacgaacacagtcgtgaagttcgcggacgacactacagtagtgggtctcatctcagacaacaacgagacccactacagagaggagatttaccagctcacccagtggtgttcagccaacaacctggttctgaacacagggacgaccaaggaggtcattgtggactttaggaggtccaggaagacgGATCAAGCCCGTCTCCTCATggacggagaagtggtggagcctgtggacaacatcaagttcctgggcctccacatcacatctgacctctcctggtctatGAACACCTCCCACCTGGTGAGGaaggcacaacaaaggcttttcttcctcaggaaactgaaacgggctggactttcctctcggctgctcgtgaacttttacagggccacgatcgagagtatactctgcctcagtgtgacagtgtggtatggcagctgcacagcTAGGGGTGGGAATTGATAAGATTTTATCAATATCAATGCCATTGTTGATTCTGCTTATCAATCCAATTCCTTATCAATTCTCCTAATGATTCCTGAGTAGTTTTTTGAAGGGAGAAAAAGTACTTCTACACAGTCTTCAGCACCAAAAGcaaccattttatttttttccaaaatgtctgcACAAGACAACATGAACATATTTAATTTAAACAGTGAGATAACAGTGTCTGACTGTAGTAACAGTCAAaagaaatatgcaaatattgttGCTTTAACTTATAAGCTTAAACCAAATGTCAGTCAATAATTAAACACTCCTTTTCTTggaaatgatataaaacagtgACAAGTCCTCTCTTTAGAAAAATAGGCATGTATGCCTAgataacattttgaaaatactGTACCTGTAAACTTGTCAGAGAGTACACAGAATGAACATCAACAATTCTTATGCAAGAATATGAGCATATCTGCTCTTTCAGGGAGGATTCTTGAGCGCTCCACACTAATGATATCTCCTGCTGTGGAGAACCCTCTCTGATGGAGTGGAGGATGCCTGAGCACACAAATATGCTTGTGCAAAATCATGTGGAAGTGGAAAAGTGTCCCTCTTCTGCCACCACCACAGGACAGGGTCAGATGAGATGGGAATGGCAGGCAGGCTTCTGTACATTCGTATTTCTAAGTCCAGACGCTCATCAATGTTCTGGGTCTCTTGAGGGGCTACCTGCTGCATGTCTTGCTCCTCCTCTGCAAACAGCTCCTCTAAGGCTGTCTTAGGGTGCTTTACAGGTACAGTCTGAAATTAAAAGGATCATAAATGTAAGTTTTAAGTATGTAGTTTGAATTGATAAAAGCTTATTAATATATACCACATGATCATTATAATGAACTGTGCTTACATAGCCTTCCTCTTCgccttcctcttcatccacgCCCTCACAGCTTTGCGTGTCTTCTGGCACTGGTAGCTTGAGTAGAAACATATTGTGTGAGTCCCATCCATGGAAGCAGAGTATATAGGCATGAGGCATCACAATGGAAATGTGGCACAGACTGTGATTCAAATACCTCTTCTGCTTCTGTGAGCAACTCTGCTACTGCTGCACTCCTCAGCCTGTCCCAGATTGCATCATTGTTGTCCATTTTCAGCTTGAACCTTGGGTCCATCACCGTCGCCTCCTCCAGGAAATTCTGGATCTCTTTATCCTTAATtttggaaacaaagaaacattcaTGTTCAAAAAATGTGACCACTTTTGCAAGTGTCTGAAATCTGATGTTGATGAAGTATGAATTAATATCAGTCATGGTAGGCTACCTGGTAACGAGTGGACAGATCAGTCCAGATCTTCTCCTTTATGTTTCTTGCAAATGCAGAGTCCCCTGTCTTGATGGAATAGTGACACTCCAACTTCTTCAAAATTGGTAGAATTTGACCACTGGTTGGACTTTTCTCACTCGAAACACAGAGAGTCGATGTGTAAAGCACATGCATCAGCTGGACAAACTCCTCTGCCTTCTTGAAGTCGTCTGACTGTAATTTCTCCATCAGTCTAAAATAGCAAACAATTAGCAATTAACACACAAGTCTTCTTGCATTCTTATAATCCGATAAgccctttttta contains:
- the LOC143315088 gene encoding uncharacterized protein LOC143315088; translated protein: MIERFCEQLPAIQAAVMDPRIKKQVEKEKLMEKLQSDDFKKAEEFVQLMHVLYTSTLCVSSEKSPTSGQILPILKKLECHYSIKTGDSAFARNIKEKIWTDLSTRYQDKEIQNFLEEATVMDPRFKLKMDNNDAIWDRLRSAAVAELLTEAEELPVPEDTQSCEGVDEEEGEEEGYTVPVKHPKTALEELFAEEEQDMQQVAPQETQNIDERLDLEIRMYRSLPAIPISSDPVLWWWQKRDTFPLPHDFAQAYLCAQASSTPSERVLHSRRYH